CAGCCGAAGCGGGCCTGACTGTACAGCGGGAAGTTGGTCTGCAAACCGGAGAAGGCCAGATTGAGGACGAAGATGGTGAGCAGTAACAGGCGGATGTTGGTCAGGCGAAACAACCCGGCGAGTTGCGCCAGCGAGTTGAGAACCGGCATTGTTGGCGTTTGAGTACGACGCTCAGGCGGCAAAGACTCGGGCAAGACGAAGAACCCGAAGGCCACGTTGGCCAGAGCGATGGCGCAAGCAGTGAAGGCGGGCACGGCCAGCCCCCAGGCGCTCAACAGGCCGCCGAAGGCCGGGCCGGCCATCAGCCCCAGGCCAAAGGCCGCGCCCACCAGACTCATGCCCCGCGCGCGCTCTTCGGGCGCGGTCACGTCGGCGATGTAAGCGTAGGCGGTGGTGAGGTTGGCCCCGGTGATGCCGTCGAGCATGACGGCCAGAAAGATGAGGGCCAGCGAGTCGGCCAGCCCCAGCAAGGCGTAAGCGCCCGCCGTGCCCAGCAGGCAGACGAGCAGAACGGGCCGCCGCCCGTAACGATCGGAGAGCGCGCCCAACGCCGGGCCGCTGATCAGTTGCATGAGGGAATAAACCGAACCCAGCGCCCCGGCCAGGGCGGCCCCGCCGTCCTGCCGTTGCACGAAAAACGGGAGCAGGGGGATCATGAGGCCGTAGCCCAGCAGATCCACAAAGACGGTGATGAAGATGAAGAGGAGGGGGGAGCGGCGGGAGGAAGTCAACAAAGTGTTTGAGTAGAGGTAGGCGACTGGCCTGCTTTCAGCGGATTATTAAGCGGATAAACGGATGGTAGCGTCACGCATCCGTTTTTCCGTTTCGCGAAGCATCCGTTGAAAGGATGTCGTCACTCATACGCCAAACTTTCGCGCACGCTGATCTGCGTGGCTCGCCGGGCCGGGAGCCAACTGGCGACGACCGAGAGCACGAGGATGATGACCAGCCATAACCACATGCCGCCGTACGAATATTGGTAGGAGAACGGGAAACTGAGCGCCTCGCCCAAAGCATTCACAAAATAGCGCGCCCCGATCATGCTCAGCGGCGCCGCCTGAATCCAACTGAGCACGCCCAGCAGGAGCCCTTCGCCCATAAAAATGGCGGCCACGTCGCTCGACGACGCGCCCACCGCTCGCATCACGCCGATCTCACGCCGCCGTTCCATGACGTTGATGGACAGCGTGCCGGAGAGGCCGATGCTACCCACCACCGCCACCAGCACCGTCATCAACTGCAACAGGCCGCCGATCAAATCCCAGAGCGCGGCGGCCATGCGCTTGTTCTCGATCTGGCCGACAGCCAGCACCGTTTCGACGTTGCGGGCCTCGAAGTGAGTCTGCAGTTGCTTCTTCACCGCCTCCTGCGCCTCAAACGTCTTTTCAAGCGTGCCGATCTGAGCCA
The Chloroflexota bacterium DNA segment above includes these coding regions:
- a CDS encoding FtsX-like permease family protein gives rise to the protein MDLGGGKETTWRIVGLVSDIGVGGIQNTAFMWREVLNADMGQSGQATVAQIGTLEKTFEAQEAVKKQLQTHFEARNVETVLAVGQIENKRMAAALWDLIGGLLQLMTVLVAVVGSIGLSGTLSINVMERRREIGVMRAVGASSSDVAAIFMGEGLLLGVLSWIQAAPLSMIGARYFVNALGEALSFPFSYQYSYGGMWLWLVIILVLSVVASWLPARRATQISVRESLAYE
- a CDS encoding MFS transporter, coding for MLTSSRRSPLLFIFITVFVDLLGYGLMIPLLPFFVQRQDGGAALAGALGSVYSLMQLISGPALGALSDRYGRRPVLLVCLLGTAGAYALLGLADSLALIFLAVMLDGITGANLTTAYAYIADVTAPEERARGMSLVGAAFGLGLMAGPAFGGLLSAWGLAVPAFTACAIALANVAFGFFVLPESLPPERRTQTPTMPVLNSLAQLAGLFRLTNIRLLLLTIFVLNLAFSGLQTNFPLYSQARFG